The Crocinitomicaceae bacterium genome includes a region encoding these proteins:
- a CDS encoding T9SS type A sorting domain-containing protein, whose translation MKATLSLLSVFVSTVLLAQPETEIMTPLLGNPHIVKKTNQQKASTAIDSTFIYAIDTLDLPVWDDFSINKFVPYNANYSDGNVTSQWYYRLMDNTNTIPQNPSLIFCDSSHARIDTVSVVVGIPTVTSDYFIPNQVWVNNLDVYPVSGQLRTLYQECYVLIDSIIDGVPDPDQDTIFYTASPDFVQDSANVFFVDYTDPNTIWVDDYAYHNYRYAVTPWSLGVATLDGVDENGWPYDWGNTSAHEEADVLTSRPINLAGKTNVYLTFIYQAEGWGDAPEAIDSLLLDWWLPDSNAWFPSQWYAVGGGTTDIWDTAHWAIPSAALDDGFRFRFRNYASTSGMLDHWHIDYVNLKDNDLITVSNFSDLAVSEPINSILDTYTAVPWDHFKNANAADKMLGTLKLRVYNSDLTPTNFANGGMEVAYMGVLQGGSPYVLANPAITSEWTGNWELGLNKYPYPLASNYTINQSVTTDPQAEFHVKINIDAAVSGSNVYDVNDTTYHVQDFRNYYAYDDGSAEAAYGITGSHSLLAIKYTAYEEDSLAGVLMYWVPSVDNHSDKIFLITIWDDNGGQPGNIIYQDDYFNTNSPEYSGGINAFRYYTFMDGQKVAVPETFYIGWEQVESASLNIGLDRNISNGDKIFRNVTGTWQTSSFQSSVMIRPVYSTSMNYTLSVEDEAEISQTSIYPNPAKDVVYINTTETEYQVSVYDMTGRLVYSSTNESTIDISNLNTGIFIVDVRSANGVSLYTGKLIKE comes from the coding sequence ATGAAAGCTACGCTCTCTTTATTGTCTGTTTTTGTTTCAACCGTGTTGCTGGCGCAGCCCGAAACGGAAATAATGACACCCTTACTCGGCAATCCGCATATTGTAAAAAAAACGAATCAACAAAAAGCGAGTACAGCCATTGACAGCACTTTTATCTATGCAATTGACACGCTTGATTTACCTGTTTGGGATGATTTTTCTATCAATAAATTTGTACCCTACAACGCAAATTATTCTGATGGAAATGTGACCTCTCAATGGTATTACCGTCTGATGGATAATACCAATACAATTCCGCAAAACCCGTCCTTAATTTTTTGTGATTCATCTCACGCGCGCATTGATACTGTCTCAGTTGTGGTGGGAATTCCGACTGTAACGTCGGATTATTTTATTCCAAATCAGGTTTGGGTAAATAATTTAGATGTTTACCCAGTTAGCGGTCAGTTGAGAACACTGTATCAAGAATGTTACGTGCTCATTGATTCCATCATTGACGGGGTGCCTGACCCTGACCAGGATACTATTTTCTACACGGCATCACCTGATTTTGTGCAAGATTCTGCAAATGTATTTTTTGTAGATTATACTGATCCAAACACTATTTGGGTTGATGACTATGCCTACCATAATTATCGTTATGCCGTTACGCCATGGTCATTAGGTGTTGCAACATTAGATGGGGTTGATGAAAATGGCTGGCCTTATGATTGGGGCAATACCAGCGCACATGAAGAAGCTGATGTGTTGACTTCACGTCCCATAAATCTAGCCGGAAAAACGAATGTGTATCTCACATTTATTTATCAAGCTGAGGGCTGGGGTGATGCGCCTGAAGCAATTGACTCTTTGTTGCTTGATTGGTGGTTGCCTGATTCTAATGCGTGGTTTCCAAGCCAATGGTATGCTGTTGGAGGTGGAACTACAGATATTTGGGATACCGCACATTGGGCAATTCCTTCAGCAGCATTGGACGATGGATTCCGTTTCAGATTCAGAAATTACGCCTCAACTTCAGGTATGTTAGATCATTGGCATATTGATTATGTAAATTTAAAAGACAATGATTTGATTACGGTATCTAATTTTTCAGATCTTGCAGTATCAGAACCAATCAATTCCATCCTTGATACCTATACCGCTGTTCCATGGGATCATTTTAAAAATGCAAACGCAGCTGACAAAATGCTAGGCACGTTGAAATTGCGCGTGTACAATAGTGACCTCACGCCAACAAATTTTGCAAATGGAGGTATGGAAGTTGCCTACATGGGTGTGCTGCAAGGTGGCAGCCCTTATGTGTTGGCAAATCCGGCTATCACCAGTGAGTGGACAGGAAACTGGGAACTTGGCTTGAATAAATATCCATATCCACTGGCAAGTAATTATACCATTAATCAGAGTGTAACCACTGATCCGCAAGCTGAGTTTCATGTAAAAATTAATATTGATGCTGCCGTAAGTGGTTCAAATGTGTATGATGTGAATGATACCACTTATCACGTACAAGATTTTAGAAACTATTATGCTTATGATGATGGTTCAGCTGAAGCGGCTTACGGAATAACAGGTAGTCACTCATTGCTTGCCATAAAGTACACGGCGTATGAAGAAGATTCACTTGCCGGTGTATTGATGTATTGGGTACCTAGTGTAGATAATCACTCAGACAAAATTTTTCTGATCACCATTTGGGATGATAATGGAGGGCAACCGGGCAATATCATTTATCAAGATGACTATTTTAACACCAATAGTCCTGAATATAGCGGAGGCATAAATGCGTTCAGATACTATACTTTTATGGATGGTCAAAAAGTGGCTGTGCCAGAAACTTTTTACATTGGTTGGGAGCAGGTTGAATCAGCAAGTTTGAACATTGGTTTAGATAGAAACATCAGCAATGGAGATAAAATTTTCCGCAATGTTACAGGTACCTGGCAAACATCTTCATTTCAATCATCTGTAATGATCAGACCGGTTTACAGTACCTCCATGAACTATACGTTGAGTGTTGAAGATGAAGCTGAGATATCACAAACAAGTATTTATCCAAATCCTGCGAAAGATGTGGTGTATATAAATACTACGGAAACTGAATACCAAGTTTCAGTGTACGATATGACAGGTCGGTTGGTGTATTCTTCAACCAATGAATCTACCATAGATATCTCAAATTTGAATACCGGAATTTTCATTGTGGATGTAAGGTCAGCAAATGGTGTATCTTTGTACACTGGTAAACTGATCAAAGAATAA
- a CDS encoding RimK family alpha-L-glutamate ligase has translation MLIYILSRGPKLYSTLRIYKAAVAKGHTVRIIDHMECDLLIEKGQCKIVYNEEILPKPDFIIPRIGSSVTFYGSTVVRHFEQMGVQTLNDSIAILNSRDKFRSLQFLAANDIQIPTTYFSNDLFYAKKIVQSKLGYPFIIKVLEGTQGLGVYKVKDEAAATETLSHFMEKKSKIILQEYIEEFSGKDLRVFVVGSKIVATMMRIAGGDDFRSNLHRGGRGEKVELTPGEKEMAIKSVKALNLQVAGVDILRSKKGPMVIEVNSSPGLEGIERVSEIKIAEEIIDLLERLKK, from the coding sequence ATGCTCATTTACATTTTATCCCGCGGGCCAAAACTGTACAGTACGTTACGTATTTATAAGGCCGCTGTTGCAAAAGGACACACCGTTCGCATCATTGATCACATGGAGTGTGATCTGCTCATTGAAAAAGGACAATGCAAAATTGTTTACAATGAAGAAATTCTCCCCAAACCTGATTTTATTATTCCTCGCATTGGCAGCTCTGTTACCTTTTACGGTTCAACTGTGGTAAGGCATTTTGAACAAATGGGTGTACAAACGCTGAATGATTCTATTGCCATTCTCAATTCAAGAGATAAGTTTAGAAGTTTACAATTTTTGGCTGCAAATGATATTCAGATTCCAACTACCTATTTCTCTAACGATTTGTTTTATGCAAAAAAAATAGTGCAAAGCAAATTGGGTTATCCTTTCATCATCAAAGTACTTGAGGGTACTCAAGGTTTAGGTGTTTATAAAGTGAAAGACGAAGCTGCCGCAACAGAAACACTCAGTCATTTCATGGAGAAAAAAAGTAAAATTATTTTGCAAGAATATATTGAAGAATTCAGTGGAAAAGATTTGCGCGTTTTTGTAGTTGGAAGCAAAATAGTTGCCACCATGATGCGCATTGCAGGTGGAGACGATTTCAGATCTAATCTGCATCGCGGCGGACGCGGTGAAAAAGTGGAGCTTACTCCCGGTGAAAAAGAAATGGCAATTAAATCAGTAAAAGCTCTCAATCTTCAGGTTGCAGGCGTTGATATTCTGCGCAGTAAAAAAGGACCAATGGTGATTGAAGTGAATTCATCTCCGGGTCTTGAAGGAATTGAGCGTGTATCTGAAATAAAAATTGCAGAAGAAATCATTGATCTTTTAGAGCGTTTAAAAAAATGA
- a CDS encoding succinylglutamate desuccinylase/aspartoacylase family protein: MIINNYEVLPGKNATLRIPVASLPSGNTVNLFAHVYRSKKPGPTMLVIGGIHGDEINGIEIVRRAVKNGMFKKLRKGSVIAIPLLNIYGFINFSRGFPDGKDVNRSFPGSKKGSLASRIAYTLTHDILPLCDFGLDFHTGGASVYNFPQARAYRDDEESMKLAHEFNMPLIVKTGLITNSFRKAAHAKGIPIVVFEGGESLRMDEFSINEGLRGIVCVLAHRGMIKSEPPPIETTVFETTTWLRAHRSGVFIHYKVSGETVKKGEVLGIITDPYGGPETKVRARKKGIIFGHNNKPVVNQGDALFHIGYAK, from the coding sequence ATGATAATTAATAACTACGAAGTATTACCCGGAAAAAATGCAACCCTTCGAATTCCTGTTGCCAGCCTGCCTTCAGGTAATACCGTAAATTTATTTGCCCATGTTTATCGCAGTAAAAAACCAGGTCCCACCATGTTGGTTATCGGCGGTATTCATGGTGATGAAATCAATGGAATTGAAATAGTAAGGCGCGCAGTAAAAAATGGCATGTTTAAAAAATTGCGCAAAGGTTCTGTCATTGCTATTCCACTTTTGAATATTTACGGATTCATTAATTTCTCCCGTGGTTTTCCAGATGGTAAAGATGTGAACCGAAGTTTTCCGGGAAGCAAAAAAGGTTCGCTGGCTTCTCGTATTGCTTACACCTTGACCCATGATATTTTACCTTTGTGTGATTTCGGTTTGGATTTTCATACTGGCGGTGCAAGCGTGTATAATTTTCCGCAAGCAAGGGCGTATCGTGATGATGAAGAAAGCATGAAACTTGCGCATGAATTTAACATGCCGCTCATTGTAAAAACCGGTCTCATTACCAATTCATTCAGAAAAGCTGCCCACGCCAAAGGCATTCCCATTGTTGTTTTTGAGGGTGGTGAATCTCTACGCATGGATGAATTTTCAATCAATGAAGGTTTGCGCGGAATTGTATGCGTATTGGCGCACCGTGGAATGATAAAATCTGAACCGCCTCCTATAGAAACTACCGTTTTTGAAACTACTACCTGGCTGCGTGCACACAGGTCTGGAGTATTTATCCACTATAAAGTTTCTGGTGAAACGGTGAAAAAAGGGGAGGTGTTAGGAATAATTACTGATCCATACGGCGGACCTGAAACTAAGGTACGGGCGCGTAAAAAAGGAATTATTTTCGGACATAATAATAAACCGGTAGTGAATCAAGGTGATGCATTGTTTCATATCGGCTATGCCAAATAA
- a CDS encoding PASTA domain-containing protein — protein MKAFFKFFISKRYLKHILFIIGVWILVVLLESWYLKWTTDFGEQVKVPSFYKVHVDDLDALIAGTDISYEIKDSVYMDEWPKGTICWQYPRPTDSTGMYVKSGRTVQLSVVPNSPKMLTMPKVVDMSKRMAETTLGSMGFRTTITYKPAPEGKDFVLAQLFDGKPIKEGTRIPKGSRIELVVAKGNTGETTPLPNLVGLTIIEAQERLKTLTLILAPMCESCATEADYSRAIISNQSPAGGEGISVAAGSTITVWATIGG, from the coding sequence ATGAAGGCATTTTTCAAATTTTTCATCAGCAAAAGATACCTCAAACATATCTTGTTTATTATCGGGGTATGGATTCTTGTAGTTCTGCTGGAATCATGGTACTTGAAATGGACAACTGATTTTGGTGAACAAGTGAAAGTACCTTCGTTTTATAAAGTGCACGTAGATGATTTGGATGCATTAATAGCGGGCACTGATATCAGCTATGAAATAAAAGATTCAGTCTACATGGATGAATGGCCAAAAGGAACCATTTGCTGGCAATATCCGCGCCCAACCGATTCAACGGGCATGTATGTAAAATCTGGCCGCACCGTACAGCTTTCGGTTGTTCCTAATTCACCCAAAATGTTAACCATGCCTAAAGTGGTTGATATGTCTAAGCGCATGGCTGAAACTACATTGGGATCTATGGGTTTCAGAACTACCATCACCTATAAGCCTGCCCCCGAAGGAAAAGATTTTGTGTTGGCGCAGTTGTTTGATGGTAAACCAATCAAGGAAGGGACAAGAATTCCAAAGGGTAGTCGTATTGAATTGGTCGTTGCAAAAGGTAACACCGGTGAAACAACTCCGCTACCTAATTTAGTTGGCCTCACAATAATTGAAGCGCAGGAACGTTTAAAGACCCTGACGCTGATTCTTGCACCCATGTGTGAATCCTGCGCAACAGAAGCTGATTATTCTCGCGCCATCATTTCTAACCAAAGTCCTGCCGGCGGTGAAGGTATCAGTGTTGCAGCCGGTAGTACCATCACGGTATGGGCAACCATTGGCGGATAA
- the gldA gene encoding gliding motility-associated ABC transporter ATP-binding subunit GldA — MSIEVKNVFKYYGKQAALNDVSFKINSGEIIGFLGPNGAGKSTMMKIITCFIPKTSGEVKVCGIDVDEDSIEVRRHVGYLPEHNPLYLDMYVKEYLDFTAGIYKLKNKSQRVKDMIALVGLEKEQNKKIGALSKGYRQRVGLAQAIIHDPDVLILDEPTSGLDPNQLVDIRQVITHIGKTKTVMLSTHIMQEVEAICDRVIIIKDGKIVADDTTGHIQHKDEKNLTIFVEFEQATTKSQLKQIDQVRNIKHLENNQWLFEANSDVRADIARFAQKNNLLILTMRIEEKSMEDVFKELTRG; from the coding sequence ATGTCTATAGAAGTAAAAAATGTTTTCAAGTATTATGGCAAACAAGCCGCATTGAATGATGTATCATTTAAAATAAACAGTGGTGAAATTATTGGTTTTCTTGGTCCAAATGGAGCGGGTAAATCAACGATGATGAAAATTATCACCTGCTTTATTCCTAAAACTTCAGGTGAAGTGAAAGTGTGTGGTATTGATGTGGATGAAGACAGTATTGAAGTGCGTAGACATGTTGGTTATTTGCCAGAGCACAATCCATTGTATCTTGATATGTACGTGAAAGAATATCTTGATTTCACTGCGGGTATCTACAAACTAAAAAACAAATCTCAACGCGTAAAAGACATGATAGCGTTGGTTGGTTTAGAGAAAGAACAAAACAAAAAAATTGGTGCTCTTTCAAAAGGATACAGGCAGCGGGTTGGTCTGGCGCAAGCCATCATTCATGACCCGGACGTGCTTATTTTAGATGAACCTACAAGCGGACTTGATCCAAATCAATTGGTAGATATAAGACAAGTGATTACCCATATTGGTAAAACAAAAACGGTGATGCTTTCAACTCATATCATGCAAGAGGTAGAGGCAATTTGTGATAGGGTAATTATTATCAAAGACGGAAAAATTGTTGCTGATGACACCACAGGACACATCCAGCATAAGGATGAAAAAAACCTGACCATTTTTGTAGAGTTTGAACAGGCAACAACTAAATCACAATTGAAACAAATTGATCAAGTGCGCAACATCAAACATCTTGAAAATAACCAGTGGCTTTTTGAGGCAAACAGTGATGTTCGTGCTGATATTGCCCGGTTTGCACAAAAGAACAATCTCCTCATACTCACCATGCGCATTGAAGAAAAAAGTATGGAAGATGTTTTCAAAGAATTGACAAGAGGATAA
- a CDS encoding DMT family transporter, whose translation MKTDNRAWLILILLALVWGSSFILMKRSMYPVSDEMVLDPYQVGALRIVLAGTLMLPFAIKNFSFLTRKDFIYLAVVGVCGNLLPATLFTVAETVIDSSLAGMLNMGTSFFVVLIGIIFYKSNPTKYQYAGLILGATGLYLILHAQIRFEFSQVGYALLILLATLMYATSLTTIKFKLQHLAPMTITSLAFFIILWPALIAAFWFDAFSPVISHPDGIKAFGFLSILSVVGTAIAVFLFNKMVSISNPIFASGVTYLMPVVAILFGLLDGDDFKFVNILWILLIISGVWLLNNGPRKFAK comes from the coding sequence ATGAAAACTGACAACAGGGCCTGGCTCATATTGATCCTTCTTGCCCTTGTTTGGGGATCTTCTTTTATTCTCATGAAACGCAGCATGTACCCGGTTTCTGATGAGATGGTGCTTGATCCATATCAGGTTGGGGCTTTGCGTATTGTGCTGGCGGGCACACTCATGCTTCCTTTTGCTATTAAAAACTTTTCATTTCTTACCCGTAAAGATTTTATTTATTTAGCTGTTGTAGGGGTTTGCGGAAATCTTTTACCCGCAACTTTGTTTACCGTTGCAGAAACCGTCATTGACAGTTCACTGGCAGGTATGTTGAATATGGGTACCTCATTTTTTGTTGTGCTAATAGGAATCATTTTCTACAAATCCAATCCAACCAAATATCAATATGCAGGTTTAATTTTAGGCGCTACAGGGCTTTACCTGATTTTGCATGCGCAAATCCGTTTTGAATTCAGCCAAGTTGGATATGCTTTGCTGATACTACTTGCAACCTTGATGTATGCTACAAGTTTGACCACCATTAAATTCAAATTACAGCATTTGGCACCCATGACAATAACCTCGCTGGCGTTTTTCATTATTCTTTGGCCGGCTCTTATTGCAGCTTTCTGGTTTGACGCGTTTAGCCCAGTAATATCACATCCTGACGGCATCAAAGCATTTGGTTTCCTTTCTATTCTATCTGTTGTAGGCACTGCAATAGCGGTGTTTCTGTTTAATAAAATGGTTTCTATTTCAAATCCCATCTTTGCATCAGGGGTTACTTATCTGATGCCGGTTGTGGCTATTTTATTTGGTTTACTTGATGGAGATGACTTCAAATTCGTCAATATTCTATGGATTTTACTGATAATCTCCGGAGTATGGCTGTTAAATAACGGTCCCCGAAAATTTGCCAAATAA
- a CDS encoding NAD-dependent epimerase/dehydratase family protein has translation MRVGVTGASGHLGNVVCRKLLEKGYTVRVLHRNDCRPFDDLNVEKFPGDVLDVNAVDAFVKDCDYIIHSAAIISIHGDPTGIVHKTNTEGPKNIAEACVKHKVKRLIHVSSTHAVMELPFETPFDETRPYKQKGSFAYDFSKSTGEQLILEYFKSGKLSGFVVRPSSVIGPFDFRPSEIGKALLDFYHQKIPVLPPGGYNFIDVRDISETIASSIDIGRDGEIYLLSGEYYSMKNFAKVVQEASGKKTPRRVMPFWFLKMLLPFVKWYGKIKKANPVFTIEAITALKLGHPNMRNDKAKRELNHTCRPLVETIRDFYLSSLLIPLSEGERK, from the coding sequence ATGCGCGTTGGAGTAACAGGTGCAAGTGGTCATTTGGGAAATGTGGTTTGCAGAAAATTACTTGAGAAAGGATATACCGTGCGGGTACTTCACCGCAATGATTGCAGACCGTTTGATGACTTGAATGTTGAAAAATTTCCAGGTGATGTGTTAGATGTAAATGCCGTAGACGCCTTTGTGAAAGATTGTGATTACATTATTCATTCCGCTGCTATTATTAGTATTCACGGTGATCCAACCGGTATTGTGCATAAAACAAATACTGAAGGACCGAAAAATATTGCAGAGGCTTGCGTTAAGCATAAAGTCAAACGCCTTATTCACGTAAGTAGTACGCATGCTGTGATGGAATTACCTTTTGAAACTCCGTTTGATGAAACCAGACCCTATAAACAAAAAGGATCTTTTGCATACGACTTTTCTAAATCAACGGGAGAACAATTAATACTAGAGTATTTCAAGTCAGGTAAGTTGAGTGGTTTTGTTGTTAGACCAAGTTCTGTAATCGGGCCATTTGATTTTCGTCCATCTGAAATAGGCAAAGCGTTACTGGATTTTTACCATCAGAAGATTCCTGTTCTACCTCCGGGTGGGTATAATTTTATTGACGTTAGAGATATTTCTGAAACCATTGCATCATCTATAGACATAGGCAGAGATGGAGAAATTTATCTACTCTCAGGCGAATATTATTCCATGAAAAATTTTGCTAAAGTGGTACAAGAAGCGAGTGGAAAAAAAACGCCGCGTAGGGTGATGCCTTTTTGGTTTCTCAAAATGTTATTGCCTTTTGTGAAATGGTATGGAAAAATCAAGAAAGCAAATCCTGTTTTCACTATTGAAGCAATTACTGCACTGAAACTTGGACATCCGAACATGCGGAATGATAAAGCAAAACGGGAATTGAATCATACGTGCCGGCCGTTGGTTGAGACGATTAGGGATTTTTATTTGTCCTCTCTCCTCATTCCTCTCTCCGAGGGAGAGAGGAAGTAG
- the rplU gene encoding 50S ribosomal protein L21 — MYAIVEIAGQQFKVAKDQQIFVHRLDAKEGDKVDFSTVLLTDNDGKVNVGAPAINGAKVSASVLRHVKGDRVLVYHKKRRKGHEKLNGHRQSFTEIKITDIQAS; from the coding sequence ATGTACGCAATTGTAGAAATAGCGGGCCAGCAATTTAAAGTTGCAAAAGACCAGCAGATTTTCGTACATCGGTTAGATGCAAAAGAAGGAGATAAAGTTGATTTCTCTACCGTGCTTTTAACTGATAACGACGGAAAAGTAAATGTTGGCGCCCCGGCTATCAATGGAGCAAAAGTCTCTGCTTCAGTGTTAAGACACGTTAAAGGAGACAGAGTCCTTGTTTATCACAAAAAACGCAGAAAAGGACATGAAAAATTGAACGGACACAGACAATCGTTCACTGAAATTAAGATTACAGATATTCAAGCATCATAA
- a CDS encoding RluA family pseudouridine synthase produces the protein MNPDDESEIDDTFTSSTEGDELFEHFRFIVDPGQDSIRIDKFLMDRVPNVSRTRIQDLAHADNLIVNGKPVKPNYKVRAKDEISIVLPFPVRELELIPENIPINIVYEDDDLVVVNKPSDMVVHPGYGNYTGTLLNGLLYHFENLPKKADDYYGRPGLVHRIDKNTTGLLVIAKTEIALTHLAKQFYDRTSDRRYYALVWGDVQDETGTIEGNIGRSQKNRKVFCVYEDGSHGKPAVTHYKVVERFRYVTLVECKLETGRTHQIRVHFQHIGHPLFHDPEYGGDKIIKGTTFTKYKQFIDNAFKLIPGQALHAKTLGFKHPRTGQWMDFNSELPENFQKLLEKWRTYSQNVPD, from the coding sequence ATGAATCCTGATGATGAGTCTGAAATAGACGACACTTTTACTTCTTCCACTGAGGGAGATGAGCTTTTTGAGCACTTTCGTTTTATAGTGGATCCTGGTCAGGACTCTATTCGCATTGATAAATTCTTGATGGATCGTGTACCCAATGTATCACGCACCAGAATTCAGGATTTAGCCCATGCAGACAATCTTATTGTCAACGGAAAACCGGTTAAACCCAATTACAAAGTCAGGGCAAAAGATGAAATCTCTATCGTGTTGCCTTTTCCGGTGCGTGAGCTGGAATTGATTCCTGAAAATATTCCCATTAATATTGTGTATGAAGATGATGACCTAGTTGTCGTGAATAAACCTTCAGACATGGTGGTGCATCCCGGTTACGGCAATTACACCGGTACTTTGTTGAATGGATTGCTTTATCATTTTGAAAATTTGCCAAAAAAAGCAGATGATTATTATGGCAGACCGGGCCTAGTGCATCGTATTGATAAAAATACTACAGGCTTGCTGGTGATAGCTAAAACAGAAATTGCGCTGACTCATTTGGCAAAACAATTTTATGATCGCACCTCTGACCGCCGTTATTATGCGTTGGTTTGGGGTGACGTACAAGATGAAACCGGTACCATTGAAGGAAATATAGGACGATCACAAAAAAATCGTAAAGTATTTTGCGTTTATGAAGACGGATCTCACGGAAAACCTGCTGTTACACATTATAAAGTAGTTGAGCGTTTCAGATACGTCACCTTAGTTGAATGTAAATTAGAAACCGGCAGAACACATCAAATCAGAGTGCATTTTCAGCATATTGGTCATCCATTATTTCATGATCCTGAATACGGCGGAGATAAAATTATTAAGGGAACCACGTTTACAAAATACAAACAGTTTATTGATAATGCGTTTAAATTGATTCCGGGTCAAGCATTACATGCTAAAACATTGGGATTTAAGCATCCACGCACGGGTCAATGGATGGATTTTAATTCTGAACTGCCTGAAAACTTTCAAAAACTGCTTGAAAAATGGCGTACATATAGCCAGAATGTGCCTGACTAA